The segment TGGTATGGGTATACTACTTCAACTTCCTCTATTGAATCAGCGTTTTCCGATAGGTTTGATGCGATTATGTTTAGTGCATTGGTTACTGCAGTTAGGTCTGTTCCGGTCACGTCAATAAATAGGTTTTTGGTATCTGTTGTTAGTTTGGTTAGGTCACTGTTTATTATCGGTGGCATGGACATGATATTGTCGTTGGAGTCAACTATCAGTGGATATTTGTCATAGTCACTTATTAGCTTGGAGTATTTTTCTCCCTTGTCATGCGTTTTTAGTATTTGGTTTAAGGTTTCCTCATTTTCACAGTCCAGTGCTACAAACTTATCCTCATCCGGTGTTCCTGCCTTGTAGTAGAATGGCCCTGTTACCGTATCGTAGTCATGTATTCCTATTGCGACCTTTTTTCTGTCCCTTCCTATTACCCAGTGGAGATGTTCCTGAAATTCCATGATATTTTTTAGTTCATCATCATTTATTTCCACACCTTTTATTATACAGGAGGCTACATATGGACGTATGTCCTCCAAGTCGGCATCCACTGTCAGGGTTATGTCGGTTGGAACTACTTCATATTCGGGCATTCCAACTTCTATATCCAGGTATCCTTTAAGTGCCCTTACTATTCCCTCGATACTATAATAATCCGGTCGGTTAGGGAAAAACTCTGCTTTTACTTCCTCTTCATCGTATGATTCAACATCACTTGATATCATCGGCAGTATATCTATAAGCTCTTTTTTATCTAACGTACAACCTAATTGTTTGAATAATTCATCATATGTAAAGTTTATAACAGGCATTCTATCAATCCTTTAGTTTTTTGTTTTTATTTCTATAATGCTAATATTATCATGAAAAATATAGATTCTACTGTAAAGTGCAGACATCTATGCTGTAATGGTGTCATCTTCCATTCATAGAAATTATGTGTTAAATCTATTATCAAATGAATGGATCCTGCCAGTACTCCAATGGTAAATGACTGGAATACCAACGCCAATACTATAAAATGGAATATTGCCTCAAGCACTTCATGTACTATCCATGCTACAAATGCAGAGTTTACCATGTGGTATATCATTTCACCGAATATAATGTAGAAATCACTGAATGTATGCCATAGGATTCCATGCAATATATCAGAACATGCCAGTACAACTGCAATATAAAACCATAATATGCTCATAAGTATCACCCCATTGAAATTGGAGTTGAATTTCTATTTTTTTTAAATTTTTCAAATATATTACTATACTTATGTTAATATATATAATTTATATTTAATTAATGTTGGCAATTAAATGTATATATTGCTTTGTTAGAGGATATAAGAAATGGCGGATACCCCCATAGCATAACGGGTAAAAATGCACATGTGAAATGATTCGATAATTTAATAATTAAAGAAGCTTTATTATGTAATTTTTATATGACAAGAAGCATAATAAGTATTTATTTGCAAAAAAGTCGTTGTATCTTTAACTTGTTTTATTCAACAATGACCGTATTTTCCAACATGTTTTTTATTCAAAAAGTTGACCATGAAAAAATTACATAACATTGTGAAGTTTTAAATATTATCGTTTTTATAACATATATTATATAGTAATTTTCAAAAATCAACTAAGGAGGGGTTTAGATGAAACCACCATGTGAAATAGTTGTATGGTATGTTATCCCATCCATTAGATCAAAGCTTGCAAAAGAGTTATTTGAACTTGGCATGAAACAGAAGGATATTTCAGAGCAATTAGACATCACACAGCCCGCCGTAAGCCAATACCTAAGAGATAAACGTGGACATGAAATGGAATTCAACCCAGTGGTAAATCAATACATCAAGAATATGGCCCGTGACATGATGGATGGAAAACTGGAACCGATGGATTTGATACCAAGATTCTGCCATATCTGTAAGACAATCAAGACACAGGAAGTACTCTGTCAACTGCACAAAGAAAAGGTAAATATTCCAGAGTATTGTAGTGCATGTATGGGCAGTGAATCCGAAAACTGTCTAAACTAAAAAATCTATTTAATCTCCCTTTTTTTAAACATATTTTTTTGCATTAATTTAATTATTGACGTTAACGTTAAATTGTACTGTTTTGGATTTGATTTTTGAACTGGGATATACTGATTACATTTATATATCATGACATACATAATATACCTAACTAACGGTAGGTAGTTTATATGAATACTAAAGAAAAGATTTTTGATGTAGCCCTTGATTTATTTTCAAAAAAAGGATATGATTCAGTTTCCCTTAGAGAAATTGCTGAAGAAGTGGGAATTAAAAAAAGTTCAATATATAGTCATTACCCATCCAAAGAAGCAATACTTATGGACATATTTGACTATTTAACCAATCTTTTTGAATATGATGAATTGCTCAATAGTAAAGATTTGGATTTGAATGCAAACAATGAAATACTGCTTCAAAATCCGGAAAAATTTTATCATAAAGGTTCCGAAGCCATGAAGCAGATGTTTTCACAGGAAAAAAACCTTAAAATCTGGAAACTGTTATTCATTCAGATGCACCATAACGATGTAATCAGGAAATATTTCCAAGATGAAATTCTTGCCAAACCACTGATGTTCTGGGAGGGATTTTTCACTATTTTAAAAGAAAATAGTATAATTCGCCAGGAATGCAATCCAAAACTATTGGCAAAGGAATACTACAGTTTTCCGATTTACCTGATTTTGGAAATCTGTATGAAATATGATGACATTCCCCCAAGTTCGCTGGAAGATTTCTTTAACCAAGCAGAAGAGCATGCCAATTTCCTACTTGATTGTGTGAAGGTGAATTAAATGGATTTTGATATTCAAGATTATCTGGCAGGCGGTGTTGAAATCATCCTGAAGGATGCAATGCGTGCAACACTAAAAAATCCCAAGGAAAGCTTGTTTTTGCTTAAATTTTCAAAACATGCTAAAAAAGCTACTAAAATCAGACGAAAGTATGCTAAAAAAGGTAAAAATATTCCGGCTTTCCTGATAGCAAGCATTACAAGCAGTTGCAACCTGCACTGCACAGGATGCTATTCACGCGCACATGATGCATGTAATGATGACAAGCCACAAAAACAACTTACTGACGATGAATGGGAAGACATATTCAGGCAGGCAAAGGAACTTGGAATAAGTTTCATTGTTCTTGGCGGTGGTGAGCCGATGCTTAGAAGAGATGTCATACTAAAAGCAAGCAGACATCATGAAATTCTGTTTCCCATATTTACAAATGGTACCATGTTGGATGAAGAGTATTATGATTTGTTAGATAAAAATAGAAATCTGGTTCCGGTTTTATCAATAGAAGGAAATGAGGATGTGACAGATTTTAGAAGAGGAAAGGGTGTTTATAGGCAATTGATTGATTCAATGAAATATATGAGAAAAAATAATATTATCTTTGGGGCTTCACTCACATTTACTAAAGAGAATTTGCCAACACTACTTTCAGATGAATATATCAGTCAATTGCATGATTTAGGATGCAAAGTATTATTTTTCATTGAATATGTCCCTGTTGATGCCGATACTGTAAATCTTGCTCCCGGTAATGAGGAGAGGGAACTGTTATTGAATGAGATTAACTGTTTGCGTCAGGAATATTCCGACATGATATTTCTATCATTCCCGGGAGATGAAAAGACATCCGGGGGTTGTCTTGCAGCAGGTAGGGGATTTTTCCATATTAACTCACATGGCGGTGCCGAACCATGTCCTGCTTCACCATATTCCGATGTTAATGTCAATGATGCATCCCTTATTGAAGCTTTGAATTCAAACTTGTTTAAGTCCTTAAGGGATGGAGGCATTCTTATGGATGATCATGGTGGCGGTTGTGTGTTGTTTGAGCATAAGGATGATGTTGAAAGGATTTTGAAAGATGAAAGATAATTGGCAAGTGGTCACTTATATCCAACCATTTACCGGCATCCCCCCATTGTAAACTTTTA is part of the Methanosphaera sp. BMS genome and harbors:
- a CDS encoding TetR/AcrR family transcriptional regulator yields the protein MNTKEKIFDVALDLFSKKGYDSVSLREIAEEVGIKKSSIYSHYPSKEAILMDIFDYLTNLFEYDELLNSKDLDLNANNEILLQNPEKFYHKGSEAMKQMFSQEKNLKIWKLLFIQMHHNDVIRKYFQDEILAKPLMFWEGFFTILKENSIIRQECNPKLLAKEYYSFPIYLILEICMKYDDIPPSSLEDFFNQAEEHANFLLDCVKVN
- a CDS encoding radical SAM/SPASM domain-containing protein yields the protein MDFDIQDYLAGGVEIILKDAMRATLKNPKESLFLLKFSKHAKKATKIRRKYAKKGKNIPAFLIASITSSCNLHCTGCYSRAHDACNDDKPQKQLTDDEWEDIFRQAKELGISFIVLGGGEPMLRRDVILKASRHHEILFPIFTNGTMLDEEYYDLLDKNRNLVPVLSIEGNEDVTDFRRGKGVYRQLIDSMKYMRKNNIIFGASLTFTKENLPTLLSDEYISQLHDLGCKVLFFIEYVPVDADTVNLAPGNEERELLLNEINCLRQEYSDMIFLSFPGDEKTSGGCLAAGRGFFHINSHGGAEPCPASPYSDVNVNDASLIEALNSNLFKSLRDGGILMDDHGGGCVLFEHKDDVERILKDER
- a CDS encoding transcriptional regulator; this encodes MKPPCEIVVWYVIPSIRSKLAKELFELGMKQKDISEQLDITQPAVSQYLRDKRGHEMEFNPVVNQYIKNMARDMMDGKLEPMDLIPRFCHICKTIKTQEVLCQLHKEKVNIPEYCSACMGSESENCLN